The Streptomyces sp. NBC_00576 genome contains the following window.
CTTGCGTGCCGTGACGGGCCGCGACTCCTCGGGCCACAGTGCGTCGAGGAGCTGACTGGTGGCGACCACCTGGTTGGCACGCAGGAGCAGCAGTCCGAGCACCGCTCTCTGCTTGACGCCTCCCAGCGGCAGACTCCGCCCCCCGCTCACCACTTCCATCGGCCCGAGAACCTTGAATTCCACGCCCACCCCCGAACGTCGAGCATCCATGTTCAGTCATGGCAGGCGCCGTTGCCCGCCCGAGCGGCGTTCGCCGAGCTGACGCCGCGCAGAATCACCTCGGCCACGTCGCCGAGTCGCTGGTCCAGATAGAAGTGACCACCGGGAAGGACCCGCACCTCGGTGTCGGCGAGGGTGTGCGTCCGCCAGCCGGCCGCCTCCTCCACGGACACGACCGGGTCGTCGGTACCGCACAGCACGGTGACCGGCGTGTGCAACGGCTCCCCGGGCACCCAGGAGTACCCGGCGAGGGCCGTGTAGTCGGCGCGCAGAGCCGGCAGCACCATTGCCACCAGCTCGGGGTCGTCGAGCAGCGCCGCGCCGGTTCCTCCGAGCCGGCGTACGGCGGTGAGGATCGCGTCGTCGTCCGGCGGCGCGTCGTGCGGGTTCCGCTTCGGTCCCGGCGCGCCGCGGGCCGACAGGAAGAGCCTGCGGGGTGGTCGGGCCCCGCGCTCCTGGAGGATGCGGGCGGTCTCGTACGCGATCAGCGCCCCCATGCTGTGGCCGAAGAACGCGCAGGGCTGGTCCTGGTCGTCGGACTCCAGCTTCCCGGCGATGACCGCGGCGAGTTCCCCGATGTCGGTCACCGGCGTTTCGCGTCGGCGGTCCTGGCGGCCGGGGTACTGCACGGCCCAGACGTCGATGTGTGGCGCGAGCAACCGGGACAGCGGCAGGTACGCGCTGGCCGCGCCGCCCGCGTGCGGGAAGCAGATCAGTCTGAAAGCGCCCGGCTCGGGATCGCCGAAACGTCGGAACCACTGGCCGTCCATGGTGCGCTGCGCTCCTGTCTGTTCATCTGCGGTGGCTGGTAGCCGTTCTCGGTACGGGCCCGGTGCAGCACCTCGGCCCACCAGCTGATGCGGTCGAACATCAGCCGGGCCGAGGTCTCCCACTCGTCGGAGGCGACCAGGTTGCCGTCCGGCGCGAGCCGCTCCCAGTGGTTGTGGAAACTGACGGTCTCCGACACCGGGACGGCGTGGACCAGGCTGAAGACCTGACGCAGACCGGCCACGGCACACAGTCCGCTCGAAGGGCCACCGTAGGAGAGGAAGCCGACGGGCTTGGCGTGCCACTCCTCGTCGTACCAGTCGATGGCGTTCTTCAGCGATGCCGGGAAGGTCTGGTTGTGCTCGGGGGTGACCACCACGAACGCGTCGGCCGCCCCCAGCCAGGGCGCCAGGTCCTTGACGGCCTGCGGCTTGGGCGCCGACGGGTCGGCGGACATCACGTCGGGCAGCCAGGCCGTGGCGAGGTCGATGACGTCCACGTCGAAGTCGTGCCGCAGCCGGGCGCGCGCGGCGAGCCATTCCGCCGCCACGTGGCCGAACCTGCCCTTTCTGATGCTGCCGATGATGATCGCCAGCCGCAGCCGTTCACTCTCGGCCACTTCTCAACCGCCTTCCGCACCGCCGCCGAACCGGTCATTCCTCAAAGAAGCCTGGCCCAGGCCCCTTCGGATCGGCTTCGGGCGGCTTCGGACCGACTGCAGTCGGCCTTCGGGCCGGTGGCCGAGCCCTGTTCGTCGCCGATCACTTCGCACGGCTGCCAAGTACGCTGAGATCATGGAATTCGGGGTGCTTGGGCCGCTGGAGGTGCGCACGGACGCAGGGCGCGTCGTGCGGGTGCCCGAAGTCAAGGTCCGTATGCTCCTCGCCGATCTGCTCGCCCACAACGGGCAGGTCGTGCCGGTGAGCCGGCTCGTCGAGGACCTGTGGGGCGGCTCGACGTTCACGGCCCGGCCCACGGCGTCCCTGCAGGCCAAGGTGTCCCAGCTGCGGCGCGCCCTGGAGGACGCGGAGGCGGGCGGCCGCGAGTTCGTGGCATACCGGGCGCCCGGTTATGTCCTGGACATCCCGGCCGCCGCGCTGGACGCGGGGCGGTTTCGCACCCTGGTCGCCAAGGCCCGAGCCACCGAGGATCCCCGGGCGCGGGCGGCGTTGTACACCGAGGCGCTGGCGCTGTGGCGCGGCCCGGCCTTCGCCGAGTTCGCGGACCAGCCGTGCGTACGGCCGACGGCGGCGAACCTGGAGGAGGAGCGTCTGACGGCGGTGGAGGAACACGCTCAGGCGCGGCTGGAGTTGGGCGAGCACAGCCTGCTGGTCGGTGAGCTGACCGAGCTGGTGGGGAAGTACCCGTTGCGCGAGGGGCTGCGGGGCGCCCTGATGTGGGCGCTGTATCAGGCGGGGCGCTCGTCCGACGCGCTCGACTGCTTCACCGATCTGCGGCGCCGGCTCGACGAGGAACTGGGGCTCACCCCCGGCCCGTCCCTGGAGGCACTGCAGCGCTCCATCCTGCGCCACGACCCGGAACTGGCCCGGCCCGAACCGCCTGTTCCGTCGGCCGGGGGCGTGCCGGTGCGGCCGGGACCGACGTCGTCGGCCTCGCCCCTGGTGGGCCGTGACCAGGACGTACGGACGATCCGGACGCTGCTCCCGCAGCGCCGGCTGGTGACGCTCACCGGTCCCGGGGGCGTCGGCAAGACCCGGCTCGCACAGGCCGCGGCCGAGAGTCTGACCGGCGCGTTCACCGACGGTGTCTGGCTGGTGGAGCTCGCGGACATCGGTGGCCTGGAACGGTTCGCGAGCACGGAGTCGCTGGCCGAGCAGGTCATGGCGGCGCTCGGGATCCGTGAGAACGCCTCGGACGACGACCGCAAGGGCCCGGCGGACCGCCTCGCCGACGCGCTGGCCGCGCGGCGGCTGCTCCTCGTGCTGGACAACT
Protein-coding sequences here:
- a CDS encoding thioesterase II family protein, with protein sequence MDGQWFRRFGDPEPGAFRLICFPHAGGAASAYLPLSRLLAPHIDVWAVQYPGRQDRRRETPVTDIGELAAVIAGKLESDDQDQPCAFFGHSMGALIAYETARILQERGARPPRRLFLSARGAPGPKRNPHDAPPDDDAILTAVRRLGGTGAALLDDPELVAMVLPALRADYTALAGYSWVPGEPLHTPVTVLCGTDDPVVSVEEAAGWRTHTLADTEVRVLPGGHFYLDQRLGDVAEVILRGVSSANAARAGNGACHD
- a CDS encoding NADPH-dependent FMN reductase, which gives rise to MAESERLRLAIIIGSIRKGRFGHVAAEWLAARARLRHDFDVDVIDLATAWLPDVMSADPSAPKPQAVKDLAPWLGAADAFVVVTPEHNQTFPASLKNAIDWYDEEWHAKPVGFLSYGGPSSGLCAVAGLRQVFSLVHAVPVSETVSFHNHWERLAPDGNLVASDEWETSARLMFDRISWWAEVLHRARTENGYQPPQMNRQERSAPWTASGSDVSAIPSRALSD